One window of the Ideonella sp. WA131b genome contains the following:
- a CDS encoding alpha/beta hydrolase, producing MRTRLDDPAWLDQQYDNRARVAEHPRILRNWAEASAHVRAHSPAARLDLRYGEGLNETLDVFPPTRPQPGGAPVLVFIHGGYWRSLDKNDFSFVAPAFNAAGALVLVPNYALCPAVGIEHIALQMAQAVVWALDHAAELGGDPSRIALVGHSAGGHLATMLLTCRWKELDPALPLQPLAGALSISGLYDLEPLRHTPCVMRDLRLTPSAVARLSPAFFPRPKNTRLFAVVGLEESDEFVRQNALIRDVWGPTAVPVCETLPGSNHFSVLNPLADPAGRLHELALRLLGLR from the coding sequence ATGCGAACCCGCCTCGATGACCCGGCCTGGCTTGATCAGCAATACGACAACCGCGCCCGCGTTGCCGAGCACCCGCGCATCCTGCGCAACTGGGCCGAGGCCTCGGCCCATGTGCGAGCCCACTCGCCCGCGGCGCGGCTGGACCTGCGCTACGGCGAAGGCCTGAACGAGACGCTCGACGTCTTCCCGCCGACGCGGCCGCAGCCCGGTGGTGCGCCGGTGCTGGTGTTCATTCACGGCGGCTACTGGCGCTCGCTCGACAAGAACGATTTCTCCTTTGTCGCGCCCGCCTTCAACGCCGCGGGCGCGCTGGTGCTGGTGCCCAACTACGCGCTGTGCCCGGCCGTCGGCATCGAGCACATCGCGCTGCAGATGGCGCAGGCCGTGGTCTGGGCGCTGGATCATGCGGCCGAACTTGGCGGCGATCCCTCTCGCATCGCGCTGGTGGGCCACTCCGCCGGCGGCCACCTGGCGACGATGCTGCTCACCTGCCGCTGGAAGGAGCTCGATCCGGCCCTGCCGCTGCAGCCGCTGGCCGGCGCGCTGTCGATCTCGGGCCTGTACGACCTGGAACCGCTGCGCCACACGCCCTGCGTGATGCGCGACCTGCGGCTCACGCCGTCGGCCGTGGCGCGGCTGTCGCCGGCGTTCTTCCCGCGGCCGAAGAACACCCGCCTGTTCGCGGTCGTGGGCCTGGAGGAGAGCGACGAGTTCGTGCGCCAGAACGCGCTCATCCGCGACGTCTGGGGCCCCACCGCCGTGCCGGTGTGCGAGACCTTGCCGGGCAGCAACCATTTCAGCGTGCTCAACCCGCTGGCCGATCCGGCCGGCCGGCTGCACGAGCTGGCGCTGCGCCTGCTGGGGTTGCGCTGA
- the phnE gene encoding phosphonate ABC transporter, permease protein PhnE — protein MSLPPAANPPYRLPPRLFDARCRACWFTAGLLALIVASFWSLDLQWAQFFSPEAARSMGRFLGELFPPDTSPEFLARVLRGTWETLAMSALGTALAAAAGLLLALPASRLHEGDAARGRGTMRLVLNALRSVPELVWAALLLIAAGLGPFAGTLALAIHTAGVLGRLFAEAIENAPPGPGDALRAQGVGPVRVFLYATLPQVLPQLMSYTLYRWENNIRAAAVLGVVGAGGLGQLLQFHMGLFHMGKTATILGAMIALVLLVDACSFTARRLLTR, from the coding sequence ATGAGCCTGCCCCCCGCCGCCAACCCGCCCTACCGGCTGCCGCCGCGCCTGTTCGACGCCCGCTGCAGGGCCTGCTGGTTCACGGCCGGGCTGCTGGCTCTGATCGTCGCCAGCTTCTGGAGCCTCGACCTGCAATGGGCGCAGTTCTTCAGCCCCGAGGCGGCGCGGAGCATGGGCCGCTTCCTGGGCGAGTTGTTCCCGCCCGACACCAGCCCCGAGTTCCTGGCCCGGGTGCTGCGGGGCACCTGGGAGACGCTGGCGATGTCGGCGCTGGGCACGGCGCTGGCCGCCGCCGCGGGCCTGCTGCTGGCCCTGCCCGCCAGCCGCCTGCACGAGGGCGACGCCGCCCGCGGGCGCGGCACGATGCGCCTCGTGCTCAACGCGCTGCGCTCGGTGCCCGAACTGGTGTGGGCGGCGCTGCTGCTCATCGCCGCCGGCCTGGGGCCGTTCGCCGGCACGCTGGCGCTGGCCATCCACACCGCAGGCGTGCTGGGACGCCTGTTCGCCGAGGCCATCGAGAACGCCCCGCCCGGCCCGGGCGACGCGCTGCGCGCCCAGGGCGTGGGCCCCGTGCGCGTGTTCCTGTACGCCACGCTGCCGCAGGTGCTGCCGCAGCTGATGAGCTACACGCTGTACCGGTGGGAGAACAACATCCGCGCCGCCGCCGTGCTGGGCGTGGTGGGTGCGGGCGGGCTGGGGCAGTTGCTGCAGTTCCACATGGGCCTGTTCCACATGGGCAAGACCGCCACCATCCTGGGCGCGATGATCGCGCTGGTGCTGCTGGTGGATGCGTGCAGCTTCACGGCGCGGCGGCTGCTGACGCGCTGA
- a CDS encoding DUF4243 domain-containing protein, producing the protein MTMTDTLHRLLDAEAGFAPDYGGGLANHRPMALHALARLGAPDERLQAYAQAYESRLSPAEAVQPWPPGQPWADYLGHREAWPKYRDLFAQWIVHESAGDLLQQALPRLMLGVGGTAFHGFIRTAHAVAATHRAELVDALATWAAGWRPLGQALPTQPPHTDDPETLLRRLKPVRAAGGFISHGLRAAAAAPGFDRLAAGLALSADTLPRLARLAGMAYAASGNFTVLHLVTSSLAMIELERYLDPDEPERLQAGRAAYWRAFAAAVAAAGIVVRPTLALRPWPALVAEAIAQDDDHVIKLVDACVQHAARDPDGPWQAAATRALA; encoded by the coding sequence ATGACCATGACCGACACCCTGCACCGGCTGCTCGACGCCGAGGCCGGCTTTGCGCCGGACTACGGCGGCGGGCTGGCCAACCACCGCCCGATGGCGCTGCACGCGCTGGCGCGGCTGGGGGCGCCTGACGAACGTCTGCAAGCCTACGCGCAGGCCTACGAGAGCCGCCTCTCGCCGGCCGAGGCGGTGCAGCCCTGGCCACCGGGCCAGCCCTGGGCCGACTACCTGGGCCACCGCGAGGCCTGGCCCAAGTACCGCGACCTGTTCGCGCAGTGGATCGTGCACGAGTCGGCCGGCGATCTGCTGCAGCAGGCACTGCCGCGGCTGATGCTGGGTGTGGGAGGGACGGCCTTCCACGGCTTCATCCGCACCGCGCACGCCGTGGCCGCCACCCACCGCGCCGAGCTGGTGGATGCGCTGGCCACCTGGGCCGCCGGCTGGCGGCCCCTGGGCCAGGCGCTGCCCACCCAGCCGCCGCACACCGATGACCCCGAGACCCTGCTGCGCCGCCTGAAGCCGGTGCGCGCGGCGGGCGGCTTCATCTCCCACGGCCTGCGCGCCGCGGCGGCCGCACCGGGCTTCGACCGGCTTGCCGCCGGCCTGGCGCTGTCGGCCGACACGCTGCCGCGCCTGGCGCGCCTGGCGGGCATGGCCTATGCCGCCAGCGGCAACTTCACGGTGCTGCACCTGGTGACGAGTTCGCTGGCGATGATCGAGCTCGAGCGCTATCTCGACCCCGACGAGCCCGAGCGGCTGCAGGCCGGGCGCGCCGCCTACTGGCGCGCCTTTGCCGCGGCGGTGGCGGCGGCCGGCATCGTCGTGCGGCCAACGCTGGCCCTGCGCCCCTGGCCGGCGCTGGTGGCCGAGGCCATCGCCCAGGACGACGATCACGTCATCAAGCTGGTCGACGCCTGCGTGCAGCATGCGGCCCGGGATCCCGACGGCCCCTGGCAGGCGGCCGCCACGCGGGCGCTGGCCTGA
- a CDS encoding aldo/keto reductase, which produces MHTWGQDRAARVRWIQQVLDLGITAFDHADIYGGYTVESLFGEALAAEPGLRERMTLVTKCGIRLVHASQPGLAVKHYDSSAAHILASVQRSLRALRTDRIDLLLIHRPDGLAHPDEIAEAFVRLHAAGQVRAFGVSNHTVAQFAALHRRVPLATNQIEFSPLQMKALADGTLEQAADLGLPPMIWSPLARGRLFTADDEQARRVRAALGAIAAEHGCSLATAALAWVRRHPSRPVPITGSVRIEALAEAVAATRISVSRQAWASVWQASMGHEVP; this is translated from the coding sequence ATGCACACCTGGGGCCAGGACCGGGCCGCGCGGGTGCGCTGGATCCAGCAGGTTCTCGATCTCGGCATCACCGCGTTTGATCACGCCGACATCTACGGCGGCTACACGGTGGAGTCGCTGTTCGGCGAGGCGCTGGCCGCCGAGCCAGGGCTGCGCGAGCGCATGACGCTGGTCACCAAGTGCGGCATCCGTCTGGTGCACGCGTCGCAGCCCGGCCTGGCGGTCAAACACTACGACAGCAGCGCCGCTCACATTCTGGCCAGCGTGCAGCGCTCGTTGCGCGCGCTGCGCACCGACCGCATCGATCTGCTGCTGATCCACCGCCCCGACGGGCTGGCCCACCCCGACGAGATCGCCGAAGCCTTCGTGCGGCTGCACGCGGCGGGCCAGGTGCGGGCCTTCGGCGTCAGCAACCACACGGTGGCTCAGTTCGCGGCGCTGCATCGGCGTGTGCCGCTGGCCACGAACCAGATCGAGTTCTCGCCCCTGCAGATGAAGGCGCTGGCCGACGGCACGCTGGAGCAGGCGGCCGATCTGGGTCTGCCGCCCATGATCTGGAGCCCTCTGGCCCGGGGCCGCCTGTTCACGGCCGACGACGAACAGGCGCGGCGCGTGCGGGCGGCGCTCGGCGCCATCGCCGCCGAGCACGGCTGCAGCCTGGCGACGGCCGCGCTGGCCTGGGTGCGCCGGCACCCGAGCCGGCCGGTGCCGATCACCGGCAGTGTCCGAATCGAGGCGCTGGCCGAGGCGGTGGCGGCGACGCGCATCAGCGTGTCGCGCCAGGCCTGGGCCAGCGTCTGGCAGGCCAGCATGGGCCACGAGGTCCCGTGA
- a CDS encoding helix-turn-helix domain-containing protein: protein MTAEPWVSAEQVAQHLGVAKDTVYRWRENRGLPAHRVGRLWKFKLSVVDDWVRAGGADEESNERSRSPT, encoded by the coding sequence ATGACCGCTGAACCGTGGGTTTCCGCCGAGCAGGTCGCCCAGCACCTGGGCGTGGCCAAGGACACCGTCTACCGCTGGCGGGAAAACCGGGGGCTGCCGGCGCACCGCGTCGGGCGGCTGTGGAAGTTCAAGTTGTCTGTGGTGGACGACTGGGTACGCGCCGGGGGCGCGGACGAAGAGAGCAACGAACGTTCAAGAAGCCCGACATGA
- a CDS encoding ATP-binding cassette domain-containing protein, producing the protein MALLSLAGAHLAFGHVALLDGAALSIESGERLALIGRNGTGKSSLLKILAGLDKPDDGLISLQQGLRRVFVPQEPGFAPGACVFDAVAEGVAEARALRERFELHADGDDLDAVQTRLEALDGWTWEQRVAESLERLRLDGDARVDALSGGTKKRVALARALVARPELLLLDEPTNHLDVAAIEWLQELLVAWRGALVVVSHDRAFIDAVATRIVELDRGVLRSYPGRFSAYEATKARELEDEALANARADKLLAQEEVWVRKGVEARRTRSVGRVARLEGLRKARAERRDVLGRVRLEMEAGLPPGKIVAELTEVSMRFPVEGRADGPPLVDRFTATILRGDKVGLIGPNGSGKTTLLKLILGELQPTAGKVRQGTRLQVAYFDQMRAGLDLDATLADTISPGSEWIEQGQPPKVTRKHVMSYLSDFLFAPERANSPVRTLSGGERNRLLLARLFALPANVLVLDEPTNDLDIDTLELLEELLQAFEGTVFLVSHDRRFLDNVVTSTIAWEGDPAFGGRPGFWREYEGGYEDWKRQRERARVAPPAAAPAPRPAVAPAPAAAAPRAKLSYKEQRELDGLPARIEALEAEQKALQAELADPATYARDAQSVPALHARHEALEAELLQALERWEALASR; encoded by the coding sequence ATGGCCCTTCTGTCCCTTGCCGGCGCGCACCTCGCGTTCGGCCATGTCGCGCTGCTGGATGGCGCGGCCCTGTCCATCGAATCCGGCGAGCGGCTGGCACTCATCGGCCGCAACGGCACCGGCAAGTCCTCGCTGCTGAAGATCCTGGCCGGGCTCGACAAGCCCGACGACGGCCTGATTTCGCTGCAGCAGGGCTTGCGGCGCGTGTTCGTGCCGCAGGAGCCCGGGTTCGCGCCCGGGGCGTGCGTCTTCGACGCCGTGGCCGAGGGTGTGGCCGAGGCGCGCGCGCTGCGCGAACGCTTCGAGCTGCATGCGGACGGAGATGACCTCGACGCCGTGCAGACGCGCCTGGAGGCCCTGGACGGCTGGACCTGGGAGCAGCGCGTGGCCGAGAGCCTGGAGCGCCTGCGCCTGGACGGCGACGCGCGTGTCGACGCGCTGTCGGGCGGCACGAAGAAGCGCGTGGCCCTGGCGCGTGCGCTGGTGGCGCGGCCCGAGCTGCTGTTGCTCGACGAGCCCACCAACCACCTCGACGTGGCCGCCATCGAGTGGCTGCAGGAGCTGCTGGTGGCCTGGCGCGGCGCGCTGGTCGTCGTCTCGCACGACCGCGCCTTCATCGACGCCGTGGCCACGCGCATCGTCGAGCTCGATCGGGGCGTGCTGCGCAGCTACCCCGGCCGCTTCAGCGCCTATGAGGCCACCAAGGCGCGCGAGCTGGAGGACGAAGCCCTGGCCAACGCCCGCGCCGACAAGCTGCTGGCGCAGGAAGAGGTGTGGGTGCGCAAGGGCGTGGAGGCCCGGCGCACGCGCAGCGTGGGCCGCGTGGCGCGGCTGGAGGGGCTGCGCAAGGCCCGCGCCGAGCGGCGCGACGTGCTGGGGCGCGTGCGCCTGGAGATGGAGGCTGGGCTGCCGCCGGGCAAGATCGTCGCGGAGTTGACCGAGGTGTCGATGCGCTTTCCCGTCGAAGGCAGGGCTGACGGCCCGCCGCTGGTGGACCGCTTCACCGCCACCATCCTGCGCGGCGACAAGGTCGGCCTCATCGGCCCCAACGGCAGCGGCAAGACCACGCTGCTCAAGCTCATCCTGGGCGAGCTGCAGCCCACGGCCGGCAAGGTCCGCCAGGGCACGCGGCTGCAGGTGGCCTACTTCGACCAGATGCGCGCCGGGCTCGACCTCGACGCCACGCTGGCCGACACCATCAGCCCCGGCAGCGAGTGGATCGAGCAGGGCCAGCCGCCCAAGGTGACGCGCAAGCACGTGATGAGTTACCTGAGCGACTTCCTGTTCGCCCCCGAGCGCGCCAACTCACCGGTGCGCACGCTGTCGGGCGGCGAGCGCAATCGCCTGCTGCTGGCGCGCCTGTTCGCGCTGCCGGCCAACGTGCTGGTGCTCGACGAGCCCACCAACGACCTCGACATCGACACGCTGGAGCTGCTCGAAGAGCTGCTGCAGGCCTTCGAGGGCACGGTGTTCCTCGTCAGCCACGACCGGCGCTTCCTCGACAACGTCGTCACCAGCACCATCGCCTGGGAGGGCGACCCGGCCTTCGGCGGCCGGCCCGGCTTCTGGCGCGAGTACGAGGGCGGCTACGAGGACTGGAAGCGCCAGCGCGAGCGCGCCCGTGTGGCGCCGCCGGCCGCCGCCCCAGCCCCGCGGCCGGCCGTCGCGCCTGCGCCGGCCGCGGCTGCGCCCAGGGCCAAGCTCAGCTACAAGGAGCAGCGCGAGCTCGACGGCCTGCCCGCGCGCATCGAGGCGCTGGAGGCCGAGCAGAAGGCGCTGCAGGCCGAGCTGGCCGACCCCGCCACCTACGCGCGCGACGCGCAGTCCGTGCCCGCGCTGCACGCGCGCCACGAGGCGCTGGAGGCCGAGCTGCTGCAGGCCCTGGAGCGCTGGGAAGCCCTGGCCTCGCGCTGA
- a CDS encoding ABC transporter permease gives MSTALAPHLAPPARDPAWLGRVFWIGAATVLLWPMLVATEFRPWILLERDNLKVTGQFLASFLPPAHGAEFLAMVAREAWRTVAIATAGMTLAFVVAVPLTLLSTRVLSVSALSGRMAALPAVLRQGVRLLLIVLRSVPDLVWALVFVRVVGLGPTAGVLAIALTYGGMLGKVYGEILESGETHATQTLLRNGSSRLQALFYGLLPQNAAELTSYTVYRWECAIRSSVVLGFVGAGGLGQQLDNSMKMFNGGEVFTMLAVFVALVALADRVSAGLRRALG, from the coding sequence ATGTCCACCGCGCTCGCCCCCCACCTGGCCCCCCCCGCGCGCGACCCCGCCTGGCTGGGCCGGGTGTTCTGGATCGGCGCCGCCACCGTGCTGCTGTGGCCAATGCTGGTGGCCACCGAGTTCCGGCCCTGGATCCTGCTGGAGCGGGACAACCTCAAGGTCACGGGGCAGTTCCTCGCCAGCTTCCTGCCCCCGGCTCACGGCGCCGAATTCCTGGCCATGGTGGCGCGCGAGGCCTGGCGCACCGTGGCCATCGCCACCGCGGGCATGACGCTGGCGTTCGTGGTGGCCGTGCCGCTGACTTTGCTGTCCACGCGCGTGCTGTCGGTGTCGGCACTGTCGGGTCGCATGGCGGCGCTGCCTGCGGTGCTGCGCCAGGGCGTGCGCCTGCTGCTCATCGTGCTGCGCAGCGTGCCCGATCTGGTGTGGGCGCTGGTCTTCGTGCGCGTGGTGGGCCTGGGGCCAACGGCCGGCGTGCTGGCGATTGCGCTCACCTACGGCGGCATGCTGGGCAAGGTCTATGGCGAGATCCTCGAGTCCGGCGAGACGCACGCCACGCAGACGCTGCTGCGCAACGGCAGTTCGCGCCTGCAGGCCTTGTTCTACGGCCTGCTGCCGCAGAACGCGGCAGAGCTCACGAGCTACACCGTGTACCGCTGGGAGTGCGCCATCCGCAGCTCGGTGGTGCTGGGCTTCGTGGGTGCGGGCGGCCTGGGCCAGCAGCTCGACAACTCGATGAAGATGTTCAACGGCGGCGAGGTCTTCACGATGCTGGCCGTGTTCGTGGCGCTGGTGGCGCTGGCCGACCGCGTGAGCGCGGGGCTGCGCCGGGCGCTGGGCTGA
- a CDS encoding benzoate/H(+) symporter BenE family transporter — translation MSALVAGFVAVLVGFTSSVVIVFQAAAALGATPAQTASWIWALGLGMGLTSLGLSLKYRMPVLTAWSTPGAALLVSAGAGVPMAEAVGAFIVCALLITLAGATGWFARVMDRIPQSLAAALLAGVLARFAFDAFAALPGEPLLVGAMCAAFVAGRRWWPRYAVPGVLLVGIAVAAGQGRLDFSGIEWALAKPVFTMPAFSLAALVGIALPLFVVTMASQNLPGVAAQRAAGYRVPVSPAIATTGAATLLLAPFGAYALNLAAITAAICMGREAAEDPARRWWASAAAGVFYIVVGLLGGAVVALIAAFPPALVLAVAGLALLSTIGSALATAMKDEAEREAALVTFVVTASGLVLFGIASAFWGVVAGVVVRAALRR, via the coding sequence TTGTCGGCTCTCGTGGCCGGCTTCGTCGCCGTGCTGGTGGGCTTCACCAGCTCGGTGGTCATCGTCTTCCAGGCCGCGGCGGCTCTGGGCGCCACGCCGGCGCAGACGGCCTCGTGGATCTGGGCGCTGGGCCTGGGCATGGGCCTCACCAGCCTGGGCCTGAGCCTGAAGTACCGCATGCCGGTGCTCACCGCCTGGAGCACGCCCGGCGCAGCGTTGCTGGTCAGCGCCGGGGCGGGCGTGCCGATGGCCGAGGCCGTGGGCGCCTTCATCGTCTGCGCGCTGCTGATCACGCTGGCCGGCGCCACCGGCTGGTTCGCGCGCGTGATGGACCGCATCCCGCAGTCGCTGGCCGCGGCGTTGCTGGCCGGCGTGCTGGCGCGCTTTGCTTTCGACGCCTTCGCCGCCCTGCCGGGCGAGCCGCTGTTGGTGGGCGCGATGTGCGCCGCCTTCGTGGCGGGGCGGCGCTGGTGGCCTCGCTACGCGGTGCCCGGCGTGCTGCTCGTTGGCATCGCCGTGGCGGCAGGCCAGGGCCGGCTCGACTTCTCCGGCATCGAGTGGGCGCTGGCCAAGCCGGTGTTCACGATGCCGGCCTTCAGCCTGGCCGCGCTGGTGGGCATTGCCTTGCCACTGTTCGTGGTGACCATGGCCTCGCAGAACCTGCCCGGCGTGGCTGCGCAGCGTGCCGCCGGCTACCGCGTGCCGGTGTCGCCCGCCATCGCCACCACCGGCGCGGCGACGCTCTTGCTGGCGCCGTTCGGTGCCTACGCGCTCAACCTGGCGGCCATCACCGCGGCCATCTGCATGGGGCGCGAGGCCGCCGAAGACCCGGCGCGCCGCTGGTGGGCCAGCGCCGCGGCCGGCGTCTTCTACATCGTCGTGGGCTTGCTCGGTGGTGCGGTGGTGGCGCTGATCGCCGCCTTCCCGCCGGCGCTGGTGCTGGCCGTGGCCGGGCTGGCGCTGTTGTCCACCATCGGCTCGGCGCTGGCCACCGCAATGAAGGACGAAGCCGAGCGCGAGGCCGCGCTCGTCACCTTCGTCGTCACCGCCAGCGGGCTGGTGCTGTTCGGCATCGCCAGCGCGTTCTGGGGCGTCGTGGCCGGGGTCGTGGTGCGCGCGGCCCTGCGCCGCTGA
- a CDS encoding ATP-binding cassette domain-containing protein — MEIRLEGVAARHPAARPGVAPALRPTTLGVGAGEVLAVIGPSGAGKTTLLQALACALPPSAGRLTLDGTDPWTLPRRELQALRGRLFLAPQVPPLPPRQRVVTSVLAGRLPAMGLLASVKSLFYPSDIPAAHAGLERFDLAEKLFERVDRLSGGERQRVGLARALLAPARLWLVDEPLSALDPARARQAIETLVGEARARGVTLVATLHQVDMALAHFPRILALHQGSVAFDLPAAAVTRERLQRLYAQHEHELQGAAPLPDDAPTAPAAAPVVMHCR; from the coding sequence CTGGAGATCCGGCTGGAAGGCGTGGCCGCCCGCCACCCGGCGGCGCGCCCCGGTGTCGCCCCGGCGCTGCGGCCCACCACGTTGGGCGTGGGCGCTGGCGAGGTGCTGGCCGTCATCGGCCCGTCCGGCGCCGGCAAGACGACGTTGCTGCAGGCGCTGGCCTGCGCCCTGCCGCCCAGCGCCGGCAGGCTCACGCTCGACGGCACCGACCCATGGACGCTGCCGCGGCGCGAGCTGCAGGCGCTGCGCGGGCGCCTCTTCCTGGCGCCTCAGGTGCCGCCGCTGCCACCTCGGCAGCGCGTGGTCACGTCCGTGCTGGCCGGCCGGCTGCCGGCCATGGGGCTGCTGGCCAGCGTGAAGAGCCTGTTCTACCCGTCCGACATCCCGGCTGCGCACGCCGGGCTGGAGCGCTTCGACCTCGCCGAGAAGCTGTTCGAGCGCGTCGACCGCCTCTCCGGCGGCGAGCGCCAGCGCGTGGGGCTGGCGCGTGCGCTGCTGGCGCCAGCGCGGCTGTGGCTGGTGGACGAGCCGCTGTCGGCGCTCGACCCCGCGCGCGCGCGCCAGGCCATCGAGACGCTGGTCGGTGAGGCGCGTGCGCGCGGCGTCACCCTGGTGGCCACGCTGCACCAGGTGGACATGGCGCTGGCGCACTTCCCGCGCATCCTGGCCCTGCACCAGGGCTCGGTGGCCTTCGACCTGCCGGCCGCCGCTGTCACGCGCGAGCGGCTGCAGCGCCTGTACGCGCAGCACGAGCACGAGTTGCAGGGCGCCGCGCCGCTGCCCGACGACGCCCCCACCGCCCCGGCGGCAGCCCCGGTAGTGATGCACTGCCGGTGA
- the gshB gene encoding glutathione synthase, with protein MKLLFVADPLESFKTHKDSTFAMMREAVRRGHTLMACEPKDLRWQLGEPVTAFVRDITLTGRSGPGVHDWFGAAQQPPHERPQPLNGVDAVLMRKDPPFDSEYFYATHLLGQAEREGACVFNKPAALRDHPEKLAILEFPQWIAPTLVTRDAADVRRFHAEHRDIICKPLDGMGGMGIFRVGPDGLNLGAITETLNRDGAQTMMVQKFLPAIAQGDKRVLVIGGRPVPFALARIPQGTEVRGNLAAGGKGVAQPLSEADRAIAEALGPVLAARGLLLVGLDVIGDRLTEINVTSPTCFAEITEQTGYDVAAMFVDALESALTTGGTP; from the coding sequence GTGAAGCTGCTGTTCGTTGCCGACCCGCTGGAGTCGTTCAAGACCCACAAGGACTCGACCTTCGCGATGATGCGGGAGGCCGTGCGCCGCGGTCACACGCTGATGGCCTGCGAGCCGAAAGACCTGCGCTGGCAGCTTGGCGAGCCCGTGACGGCCTTCGTGCGCGACATCACCCTCACTGGCCGCAGCGGCCCCGGGGTGCACGACTGGTTCGGCGCCGCACAACAGCCGCCGCACGAGCGCCCACAGCCGCTCAACGGCGTCGATGCCGTGCTGATGCGCAAGGACCCGCCCTTCGACAGCGAGTACTTCTACGCCACCCACCTGCTGGGCCAGGCCGAGCGCGAGGGCGCGTGTGTCTTCAACAAGCCCGCGGCGCTGCGCGACCACCCGGAGAAGCTGGCGATCCTGGAGTTCCCGCAGTGGATCGCGCCCACGCTGGTGACGCGCGACGCCGCCGACGTGCGCCGCTTTCACGCCGAGCACCGCGACATCATCTGCAAGCCGCTCGACGGCATGGGCGGCATGGGCATCTTCCGCGTCGGCCCTGACGGCCTGAACCTCGGTGCCATCACCGAAACGCTCAACCGCGACGGCGCGCAGACGATGATGGTGCAGAAGTTCCTGCCGGCCATCGCGCAGGGCGACAAGCGCGTGCTCGTCATCGGCGGCCGGCCGGTGCCGTTCGCCCTGGCGCGCATTCCGCAGGGCACCGAGGTGCGCGGCAACCTGGCTGCCGGCGGCAAGGGCGTGGCGCAGCCGCTCTCCGAGGCCGACCGCGCCATCGCCGAGGCCTTGGGCCCGGTGCTGGCCGCACGCGGGCTGCTGCTGGTGGGGCTCGATGTCATCGGCGACCGTCTCACCGAGATCAACGTCACCAGTCCGACCTGCTTTGCCGAGATCACCGAGCAGACCGGCTACGACGTGGCCGCGATGTTCGTCGATGCGCTGGAATCCGCGCTGACCACGGGAGGCACGCCATGA